The following coding sequences lie in one Candidatus Hydrogenedentota bacterium genomic window:
- a CDS encoding rubredoxin has translation MAKHMCVVCGWVYRQERGDPFHGVEPGTPFEEIPDDWVCPQCGVRKDQFTPL, from the coding sequence ATGGCCAAACACATGTGCGTTGTCTGCGGCTGGGTCTACAGGCAGGAGCGGGGGGACCCGTTTCACGGCGTCGAGCCCGGCACGCCGTTCGAGGAGATCCCCGACGACTGGGTGTGCCCCCAGTGCGGAGTGCGCAAGGACC